In Paenibacillus sp. 1781tsa1, one DNA window encodes the following:
- the spoIIID gene encoding sporulation transcriptional regulator SpoIIID has translation MHDYIKERTIKIGRCIVETRNTVRTIAKEFGVSKSTVHKDLTERLPEINPDLADQVKHILEYHKSIRHLRGGEATKIKYKKTSGKKREVLASAKS, from the coding sequence GTGCACGATTACATCAAGGAACGGACCATCAAAATTGGTCGCTGCATTGTTGAGACGAGGAATACGGTCCGTACCATAGCCAAAGAATTCGGCGTGTCAAAGAGTACTGTGCATAAGGATCTGACGGAGCGTCTGCCGGAAATCAACCCTGATCTTGCTGACCAGGTGAAACACATTTTGGAGTATCACAAGTCAATCCGCCATTTGCGGGGCGGTGAAGCGACCAAAATTAAATACAAAAAAACGAGTGGCAAGAAACGTGAGGTGTTGGCTTCCGCCAAATCGTAA
- a CDS encoding DUF1146 family protein, translating into MDTDLTNQVNQALSTNGLVSIIVSLLCIALSWWALQNLKLDLIIRQPRGAQGRLLHLLLAIILGHAVAGFVIDYLSWTQMLRNLF; encoded by the coding sequence ATGGATACTGATCTGACGAATCAGGTGAATCAGGCGTTAAGCACCAATGGCTTGGTCTCAATCATCGTCTCCCTTTTATGTATTGCGTTGTCTTGGTGGGCTTTGCAAAATCTCAAGCTGGATTTAATCATCAGACAACCACGAGGTGCTCAGGGAAGACTGTTACATTTGTTGCTCGCCATCATTCTGGGGCATGCCGTTGCTGGTTTTGTCATTGACTACTTGTCATGGACTCAAATGTTGCGTAATTTGTTTTAA
- a CDS encoding flagellar hook-basal body protein, with protein sequence MLRGLYTATAGMITQQRRHDTATQNIVNMNTTGYKQVNSVSRSFPEMLITLVGGDANLPTKRLGKLNTGVFAEESLSMNLQGTIMETGQKNDFSISSNMSVNDPQTGQPVPFDASGKFVRADGTVTYQPQAYFTVQDAEGNTGYTRDGHFEITGTGQLLSSTGSQVLDNNGQPIVLTGSVEQFKVDEQGRLVDAASGAPTGVTLGISVIDQPNQLVRQGDGNFSLSDANGATARMMAAGDNVQIRQGYLEGSNVDASQATVDMNAAFRAYEANQKVVQFYDRSLDKAVNEVGRV encoded by the coding sequence ATGTTAAGAGGTCTGTACACCGCTACTGCGGGAATGATTACGCAACAACGCCGCCATGACACAGCAACACAGAATATCGTAAATATGAACACCACGGGATACAAACAGGTGAACAGCGTAAGCCGTTCCTTCCCGGAAATGCTCATTACTTTGGTAGGCGGAGATGCAAATCTTCCAACAAAGCGGCTGGGCAAGCTGAACACGGGGGTGTTCGCGGAAGAGAGTTTGTCCATGAATTTGCAGGGGACTATTATGGAGACTGGGCAGAAAAATGATTTTTCCATTTCATCCAATATGTCGGTCAACGATCCGCAGACTGGACAACCTGTCCCGTTTGACGCATCAGGCAAATTTGTACGGGCCGATGGCACGGTAACTTATCAGCCTCAGGCGTATTTTACAGTTCAAGATGCAGAAGGTAACACCGGATATACACGCGATGGACACTTCGAGATTACAGGAACGGGACAATTGCTGAGCTCAACAGGTTCACAGGTGTTGGATAATAATGGACAACCTATAGTGTTGACAGGTTCCGTAGAGCAATTTAAAGTGGATGAGCAAGGCCGTTTGGTGGATGCAGCAAGCGGTGCACCGACAGGGGTTACTCTCGGGATTAGTGTCATTGACCAGCCGAATCAACTGGTTCGTCAAGGTGATGGCAATTTCAGTCTCAGCGATGCAAACGGGGCAACAGCCCGGATGATGGCTGCAGGAGATAATGTGCAGATCCGTCAGGGATACTTGGAAGGCTCGAATGTCGATGCCTCACAGGCAACGGTTGATATGAACGCCGCATTCCGTGCGTATGAAGCAAACCAGAAGGTCGTACAATTCTACGACCGCAGTCTGGATAAAGCCGTCAATGAAGTCGGGCGTGTATAA
- the fabZ gene encoding 3-hydroxyacyl-ACP dehydratase FabZ translates to MLDIKQIQEIIPHRPPFLLVDRILEMEDGKRAVGLKNVTINEPFFIGHFPEYPVMPGVLITEALAQVGAAAMLNLEANKGKIGFLAGLDNFRFRGQVVPGDTLILEVEITRLKGSIGKGKATARVDDKVVAEGEIMFALSDPS, encoded by the coding sequence GTGCTCGATATCAAACAGATTCAAGAAATCATCCCGCACCGTCCGCCGTTCCTTTTGGTGGACAGAATTTTGGAGATGGAAGATGGCAAACGTGCCGTTGGTTTGAAAAATGTAACGATTAATGAACCATTCTTTATTGGTCATTTCCCTGAGTATCCGGTAATGCCGGGTGTTTTGATCACCGAAGCATTGGCTCAGGTTGGTGCAGCGGCTATGTTGAACCTGGAAGCGAATAAAGGCAAAATCGGCTTCTTGGCGGGACTGGACAACTTCCGATTCCGTGGACAAGTTGTGCCCGGAGATACGTTGATTCTGGAAGTGGAGATTACACGTCTGAAGGGTTCCATTGGTAAAGGTAAAGCAACCGCCCGGGTAGACGACAAAGTGGTCGCTGAAGGCGAGATTATGTTTGCACTGTCTGACCCAAGCTGA
- the murA gene encoding UDP-N-acetylglucosamine 1-carboxyvinyltransferase yields MSKFIVRGGKRLTGSVKVSGAKNSVLPIIAASLLGEEGQSVIIDAPPLDDVMTINKVLESLGAGVTYRDEVITVNAEKLTSCEAPYEWVSKMRASFLVMGPLLTRMGHTRISLPGGCAIGTRPIDQHLKGFEAMGAEISLGQGYIEARSQGRLRGAKIYLDVASVGATQNIMMAATLAEGVTVLENAAKEPEIVDLANFLNGMGAIVRGAGTGVIRIEGVEKLTGVTHTVIPDRVEAGTYMAAAAISGGDVYIEGAISDHLGSVIAKLEEMGVTIQPDENGVRVIADRPLKAVDVKTLPYPGFPTDMQSQMMALLLASEGTSVVTETVFENRFMHVDEFQLMNAEIKVEGRSSIITGNAKLKGAKVTATDLRAGAALIIAGLVAEGTTEVGGVHHIDRGYVHLAEKLNGLGADIYRISVDEPKLEATKAPSEKVEKEVPMFKVQPTLA; encoded by the coding sequence ATGAGCAAATTTATCGTCCGCGGTGGCAAAAGGTTGACCGGAAGTGTCAAAGTTAGCGGCGCTAAAAATTCTGTTCTTCCGATCATCGCTGCCTCTCTCTTAGGGGAAGAAGGACAAAGCGTTATTATTGACGCGCCTCCTCTAGACGATGTGATGACGATTAACAAGGTGTTGGAATCGCTGGGAGCGGGAGTTACATACCGGGACGAAGTGATTACCGTAAATGCGGAGAAGCTTACTTCCTGTGAAGCCCCGTACGAATGGGTAAGTAAAATGCGGGCGTCTTTCCTGGTCATGGGGCCTTTGTTGACTCGAATGGGTCATACAAGAATCTCACTTCCTGGTGGATGTGCCATCGGTACACGGCCTATTGATCAGCATTTGAAAGGTTTTGAAGCCATGGGCGCAGAGATCAGCTTGGGCCAAGGTTATATCGAAGCTCGTAGCCAAGGACGGTTGCGTGGCGCGAAAATTTATCTGGATGTGGCTTCCGTAGGTGCCACTCAAAATATTATGATGGCTGCAACATTGGCCGAGGGCGTAACTGTTCTGGAGAATGCGGCGAAAGAACCTGAGATTGTGGATCTTGCCAACTTCCTGAACGGAATGGGTGCCATCGTACGTGGTGCTGGTACTGGAGTGATCCGTATCGAAGGTGTGGAGAAACTGACAGGTGTTACACACACCGTTATTCCGGATCGGGTAGAAGCGGGTACGTATATGGCTGCTGCTGCAATCTCTGGTGGTGACGTGTACATTGAAGGTGCAATCTCTGATCATTTAGGCTCCGTTATCGCGAAGCTTGAAGAGATGGGTGTAACCATCCAACCGGATGAGAATGGCGTGCGTGTAATCGCAGATCGTCCTCTTAAGGCTGTGGATGTGAAAACATTACCTTACCCAGGATTCCCGACAGATATGCAATCCCAGATGATGGCACTCTTGCTCGCATCTGAAGGAACAAGTGTTGTGACAGAGACTGTTTTTGAAAACCGATTCATGCATGTGGATGAGTTCCAACTGATGAATGCGGAGATCAAAGTTGAAGGACGTTCGTCCATCATCACAGGTAATGCCAAACTGAAGGGTGCCAAAGTAACGGCTACCGATTTGCGTGCGGGTGCCGCACTCATAATTGCAGGTCTTGTTGCTGAAGGTACAACGGAAGTGGGCGGTGTTCATCACATCGACCGTGGCTATGTACATCTCGCTGAGAAGCTTAACGGACTTGGAGCTGACATCTATCGAATCTCGGTTGATGAGCCTAAGCTGGAAGCAACCAAAGCACCTAGTGAAAAAGTGGAGAAAGAAGTACCGATGTTTAAGGTGCAACCAACTCTTGCTTAA
- the atpG gene encoding ATP synthase F1 subunit gamma, with the protein MAKGMREIKRQIKSVQSTKQITKAMEMVAAAKLRKAQEKAEAARPYSEKLKEVVASIASSTQGIQHPMLESRPVKKTAYLIITSDRGLAGGYNANVLRQVNQTLKERHNSQDDYELFVIGRKGRDYFRRREMAMASTTTDLSDSPSFADIKSIAHEAVHGFELAEFDELYICYNRFVNALTQIPTVEKLLPMETPEVTAAEGPTASYEYEPSAEAVLEVLLPRYAETLIYGALLNGKASELGAKMTAMGNATKNASKLINDLSLTYNRARQAAITQEITEIVAGANAAQG; encoded by the coding sequence ATGGCAAAAGGCATGCGCGAAATTAAGCGGCAAATTAAAAGCGTACAAAGCACCAAGCAGATCACCAAAGCAATGGAGATGGTAGCTGCTGCAAAACTGCGTAAAGCGCAGGAAAAAGCGGAAGCAGCCCGTCCTTATTCGGAGAAACTGAAAGAAGTTGTAGCTAGTATTGCATCAAGCACGCAAGGCATACAGCATCCGATGCTGGAGAGCCGTCCGGTCAAAAAGACAGCTTACCTGATCATTACATCGGACCGTGGTCTTGCAGGTGGGTACAATGCGAACGTTTTGCGTCAGGTTAATCAGACGCTCAAAGAGCGCCACAACTCCCAGGATGACTACGAGTTGTTCGTCATTGGACGTAAAGGACGCGATTACTTCAGACGTCGTGAAATGGCGATGGCATCCACAACAACGGATCTGTCGGATTCGCCTTCATTTGCAGATATCAAATCCATTGCACACGAAGCTGTTCATGGGTTTGAACTGGCTGAATTTGATGAATTGTACATTTGTTATAACCGCTTTGTGAATGCGTTGACCCAGATTCCTACGGTAGAAAAACTTCTTCCAATGGAAACACCTGAGGTAACTGCTGCGGAAGGACCAACGGCAAGCTACGAATACGAGCCGTCTGCTGAAGCTGTACTTGAAGTTTTGCTTCCGCGTTATGCGGAAACACTGATCTATGGTGCACTTCTGAACGGTAAGGCGAGTGAGCTGGGTGCGAAAATGACGGCAATGGGTAATGCAACCAAAAATGCATCTAAACTCATTAATGACTTGTCATTGACATACAACCGTGCCCGCCAAGCGGCGATTACGCAGGAGATTACGGAAATTGTGGCAGGTGCCAACGCAGCACAAGGCTAA
- a CDS encoding M23 family metallopeptidase, which produces MNEQNKKTVQEETPKTTQGVPASQPSSWKRAMSKRWVFPAAYIAAAGIILTLVWVYQGTGDKAMNPDSASGVVETGASAGTEGTAAGGEEESVEVVAKSENFVWPVAVPSEISVVKPFYDSEASTEEHEAAMVQYNDTFIPNTGVDLARGDNKTFEVKAALAGKVTRVEQNPLTGQVVEITHSDNLKTVYQSLADVKVKQDDEVKQGDAIASAGVNELGKTLGNHLHFEVYEDGQPVNPQGYLPEK; this is translated from the coding sequence ATGAATGAACAAAACAAAAAAACAGTCCAAGAAGAAACTCCTAAAACAACTCAAGGAGTACCGGCTAGCCAGCCCTCTTCATGGAAAAGAGCAATGTCCAAACGCTGGGTCTTCCCGGCAGCCTACATCGCAGCAGCAGGCATTATACTAACCTTAGTGTGGGTCTATCAGGGAACAGGCGACAAAGCTATGAACCCGGACTCTGCTAGCGGGGTAGTAGAAACAGGCGCATCGGCGGGTACAGAAGGAACAGCAGCAGGCGGAGAAGAAGAAAGTGTGGAAGTTGTTGCAAAGTCGGAGAATTTTGTATGGCCGGTAGCGGTACCGTCCGAAATTTCGGTAGTGAAACCTTTCTATGATAGCGAAGCTTCAACCGAGGAACATGAAGCGGCAATGGTGCAGTACAATGATACATTCATCCCGAACACGGGTGTGGATCTGGCACGTGGGGATAACAAAACGTTTGAAGTCAAAGCAGCACTTGCCGGTAAAGTTACCCGGGTTGAGCAAAATCCGCTCACAGGTCAAGTTGTGGAAATCACACACAGCGATAACCTGAAGACGGTATACCAAAGCTTGGCAGACGTCAAAGTGAAACAAGACGATGAAGTGAAACAGGGAGATGCGATTGCATCTGCTGGTGTCAATGAATTGGGTAAAACGCTTGGCAACCACCTTCACTTTGAAGTGTACGAAGACGGACAGCCGGTTAACCCGCAAGGATATCTTCCGGAAAAATAA
- the spoIID gene encoding stage II sporulation protein D: protein MKEARVQVKVPLVPRPGMQEPEKNTVSGVERDKPTPLNLRTVPSQPAKCSNPGRMSTDELNRQATEHIHIPVIELDQFRRVKRRRMRTFGRKPRWGRNATRWQPAAGVSALLAMALLIPVILVWPRTTESPKPIPAPTDASSTRTPAPVPAVPVTYPEPKVRVYLSATGTMMNLPLEDYVTGVVAAEMPAEFRLEALKAQAIAARTFIVRRLAASDTSGVPSGAADVTDTVSHQVFIPPDQVKADWTRLGKAKEWEKLQQAVRESRDTVMTYQGKAITASFFSTSNGYTENAEDVWGNAVPYLQSVDSPWDKTLAPGYKQTVTMKRNEILQKLNLDAIPVTTQKSGTWMEVLSTTKGHRIKEMQIAGETFSGPEVRKLLGLRSSQFSWKTTGDEVQITTYGYGHGVGMSQWGANGMAQEGHTATQILKHYYTGISFGQASKMLASK from the coding sequence ATGAAAGAAGCTCGTGTACAGGTAAAGGTACCCCTTGTCCCTCGTCCAGGTATGCAAGAGCCGGAGAAGAATACCGTTTCTGGAGTGGAAAGAGACAAGCCTACCCCATTGAATCTGAGGACTGTTCCATCACAGCCTGCAAAATGTTCAAACCCAGGACGGATGTCGACAGATGAGCTGAACCGGCAGGCAACTGAGCATATTCATATACCTGTTATTGAGCTGGACCAATTCCGCCGTGTGAAGCGTCGCCGAATGCGGACATTCGGACGAAAACCCCGATGGGGACGCAACGCTACACGATGGCAACCTGCAGCTGGCGTATCTGCTTTATTGGCAATGGCATTACTGATTCCGGTCATTCTGGTATGGCCGCGGACAACCGAATCACCCAAGCCGATCCCTGCTCCAACAGATGCCAGCAGTACAAGAACTCCAGCTCCTGTGCCAGCAGTTCCTGTTACCTACCCTGAACCTAAAGTGCGCGTATACCTGTCTGCCACAGGCACAATGATGAATCTGCCACTGGAAGACTATGTTACCGGGGTTGTGGCTGCTGAGATGCCAGCGGAATTCAGGCTGGAGGCGTTAAAGGCGCAGGCAATAGCAGCTCGCACATTTATCGTGCGAAGGCTTGCTGCTAGTGATACAAGCGGTGTTCCATCAGGTGCGGCGGATGTGACGGATACGGTCAGCCATCAGGTGTTTATTCCGCCAGATCAGGTAAAAGCGGATTGGACTCGCCTAGGGAAGGCGAAGGAATGGGAGAAGCTGCAACAGGCTGTGCGCGAAAGTCGAGATACGGTGATGACATATCAGGGCAAGGCGATCACCGCATCCTTTTTTTCCACAAGTAATGGGTATACCGAGAATGCGGAGGATGTATGGGGTAACGCTGTACCGTATCTGCAAAGTGTGGACAGTCCATGGGACAAAACCCTGGCGCCAGGCTACAAGCAGACCGTTACCATGAAGCGTAACGAAATTCTGCAGAAACTGAACCTGGATGCCATTCCGGTTACCACCCAGAAGAGTGGAACGTGGATGGAAGTATTGTCTACAACCAAAGGTCATCGGATTAAGGAAATGCAGATCGCAGGTGAAACATTCAGCGGCCCCGAGGTGCGCAAGCTGCTTGGATTAAGATCCAGCCAGTTCAGTTGGAAGACCACAGGTGACGAGGTCCAGATTACAACGTACGGATACGGGCATGGTGTTGGCATGAGCCAGTGGGGAGCAAACGGCATGGCGCAGGAGGGACACACGGCCACCCAGATTCTCAAACACTACTATACTGGCATCTCATTCGGACAGGCATCCAAGATGCTGGCCTCGAAGTAG
- the atpD gene encoding F0F1 ATP synthase subunit beta, whose product MNKGRVVSIMGPVVDVEFDRGGLPEILNAITITTVSESGVSVNLTLEASKHLGDNRVRCIAMSSTDGLVRGMEALDTGAPISVPVGEATLGRVFNVLGEAIDTGGAVAVEHKNPIHRSAPAFDELTTQAEMLETGIKVIDLLAPYAKGGKIGLFGGAGVGKTVTIQELINNIAQEHGGISVFAGVGERTREGNDLYHEMSDSGVINKTAMVFGQMNEPPGARLRVALTGLTMAEYFRDEEGRDVLLFIDNIFRFTQAGSEVSALLGRMPSAVGYQPTLATEMGQLQERITSTKKGSVTSIQAIYVPADDYTDPAPATTFAHLDATTNLERKISEMGIYPAVDPLASSSRILSPEVVGEEHYSVAQGVKRILARYNELQDIIAILGMDELSEEDRALVYRARKIQRFLSQPFHVAEAFNGIPGKYVPVKETVRSFKEILEGKYDDLPEAAFLFVGTIEEAVEKAKTLV is encoded by the coding sequence ATGAACAAAGGACGCGTTGTGAGCATCATGGGTCCGGTTGTTGACGTCGAGTTTGATCGCGGCGGTCTGCCGGAAATCCTCAATGCCATTACGATCACGACAGTAAGTGAGAGCGGCGTTAGTGTAAACCTTACACTCGAAGCTTCGAAACATCTGGGTGACAACCGAGTACGTTGTATTGCGATGTCCTCCACGGATGGACTTGTTCGTGGTATGGAAGCTTTAGATACAGGAGCACCAATCTCTGTACCTGTCGGTGAAGCAACACTGGGTCGTGTATTTAACGTACTCGGCGAAGCAATTGATACTGGCGGTGCCGTAGCTGTTGAGCACAAGAACCCGATTCACCGTTCAGCACCTGCATTTGATGAACTGACTACCCAAGCAGAGATGCTGGAGACAGGAATCAAAGTTATCGACTTGCTTGCTCCTTATGCTAAAGGTGGTAAAATCGGTCTCTTTGGTGGTGCCGGTGTAGGTAAAACGGTAACCATTCAAGAATTGATCAACAACATCGCACAAGAGCACGGCGGTATCTCCGTATTTGCGGGTGTTGGTGAGCGTACACGTGAAGGTAATGACTTGTATCACGAGATGAGTGATTCCGGCGTTATCAACAAAACAGCAATGGTCTTCGGACAAATGAACGAGCCTCCAGGCGCACGTCTTCGTGTAGCCCTCACAGGTCTGACCATGGCGGAATACTTCCGTGATGAAGAAGGCCGTGACGTGTTGCTCTTTATCGATAATATCTTCCGTTTCACCCAAGCGGGTTCAGAAGTATCTGCCTTGCTTGGACGTATGCCTTCCGCGGTAGGTTACCAACCTACGCTGGCAACAGAAATGGGTCAACTGCAAGAACGTATCACTTCAACGAAAAAAGGTTCTGTAACATCCATCCAGGCCATCTACGTGCCTGCGGATGACTACACTGATCCGGCTCCTGCAACGACGTTTGCCCACTTGGATGCAACGACGAACCTGGAGCGTAAAATTTCCGAGATGGGTATCTACCCTGCGGTAGATCCGCTGGCATCCAGCTCCCGGATTTTGTCCCCTGAAGTTGTAGGTGAAGAACACTACAGCGTAGCTCAAGGCGTTAAACGTATCTTGGCGCGTTACAATGAATTGCAAGATATCATTGCGATCTTGGGTATGGACGAGTTGAGTGAGGAAGACAGAGCGCTTGTATACCGTGCTCGTAAAATCCAACGTTTCTTGTCCCAGCCTTTCCACGTTGCTGAAGCATTTAACGGTATTCCGGGTAAATACGTTCCGGTTAAAGAAACGGTGCGCAGCTTTAAAGAGATTCTCGAAGGTAAGTATGATGATCTTCCGGAAGCAGCTTTCCTCTTTGTTGGTACAATTGAAGAGGCAGTGGAGAAAGCCAAAACACTGGTTTAG
- a CDS encoding F0F1 ATP synthase subunit epsilon, with protein sequence MSTFLLEIVTPERLVYSEQVDSITARGIEGELGILPGHIPMVTPLQISPIYIRNGKENKQVAIGGGFIEVRKDKVVVLAESAEFPENIDVDRARAAKERAERRLASQSNQDHFDHRRAEIALQKAVNRINVFGK encoded by the coding sequence TTGAGCACCTTTTTGTTGGAGATTGTAACACCTGAGCGTCTGGTGTATTCAGAACAAGTGGATAGCATCACGGCTCGTGGTATTGAAGGGGAACTGGGCATTCTGCCTGGTCATATTCCTATGGTTACACCTTTGCAGATTTCACCAATCTATATTCGTAACGGAAAAGAAAATAAACAAGTTGCTATCGGTGGCGGGTTTATCGAAGTACGTAAAGATAAGGTTGTTGTACTCGCAGAGAGTGCTGAATTCCCGGAAAACATTGATGTGGATCGTGCGCGTGCGGCGAAAGAGCGGGCAGAACGTCGGCTTGCAAGCCAAAGCAATCAGGACCACTTTGATCACCGTCGTGCAGAGATTGCGCTGCAAAAAGCGGTTAACCGGATTAACGTTTTTGGCAAATAA
- a CDS encoding flagellar hook-basal body protein: protein MNNSMISAKVSMTAIQQRLDVIADNIANVNTAGYKSKQAAFEDVLTRVQQQPDKYKLDGRSTPMGYNLGFGARLADVTKDMSQGPLNETGLPTDLAIEGNAMFAVEANGEKMWTRQGAFHFVPDTRPKANPNAPDMMVMVNGEGHFALDRQGNRITAPNNSKVAFDENGNLLIRRGNEANATIGAQLQVVDIERPEGLVQYEDNLFGLDAGLTEDDVFGANAATRQAAALIRPGYLEQSNVDMTQEMSLLMQGQRTYQLAAKALTSSDSMLGLANNMRA, encoded by the coding sequence ATGAATAATTCCATGATTAGTGCCAAGGTTTCCATGACTGCCATCCAGCAACGACTGGATGTCATTGCCGATAATATTGCCAACGTGAATACGGCAGGCTATAAGAGCAAGCAAGCAGCCTTCGAGGATGTGCTGACCCGGGTGCAACAACAACCGGACAAGTATAAACTGGATGGACGCTCCACACCGATGGGATATAACCTCGGTTTTGGTGCTCGTTTGGCGGATGTGACAAAGGATATGTCTCAAGGCCCTTTGAACGAGACCGGCCTTCCGACCGATCTGGCCATTGAGGGGAATGCCATGTTTGCAGTTGAAGCGAACGGGGAGAAAATGTGGACACGTCAGGGTGCATTTCATTTTGTACCGGATACAAGACCAAAAGCTAATCCAAATGCACCAGATATGATGGTGATGGTCAATGGTGAAGGCCACTTTGCCCTGGATCGTCAAGGTAATCGTATTACGGCACCGAATAATAGCAAAGTTGCTTTTGATGAAAATGGCAACCTGTTAATCCGACGCGGTAATGAGGCAAACGCAACCATTGGGGCACAACTGCAAGTGGTAGACATTGAACGCCCTGAAGGTCTGGTACAATATGAGGATAACCTCTTTGGCCTGGATGCGGGATTAACCGAGGATGATGTATTTGGCGCTAATGCAGCTACACGTCAAGCAGCTGCCTTGATCCGTCCAGGATATCTGGAGCAATCCAATGTGGATATGACACAGGAGATGTCTTTGCTTATGCAAGGACAGCGGACATATCAACTGGCGGCCAAGGCGCTAACTTCAAGTGATTCCATGTTGGGTCTTGCCAACAATATGAGAGCGTAA
- a CDS encoding rod shape-determining protein — translation MFSKDIGIDLGTANVLIHVKGSGVVLDEPSVVTIERDTKRVLAVGEEARRMVGRTPGNIVAIRPLRDGVIADFEITEAMLRHFINRVGARSWYSHPRILICAPTNITSVEQKAIREAAERSGAKEVFLEEEPKAAAIGAGMDIFQPSGNMVVDIGGGTTDVAVLSMGDVVTASSIKVAGDKFDEAIIKFIKAKYKLMIGERTAEDIKIAIGSVHPGGRQTEMDIRGRDMVSGLPVTVTVSGNEVQEALWDSVQSIIVAAKSVLERTPPELSADIIDRGVVLTGGGALLNGLDELLSNELHVPVWVAEDPMHCVVKGTGIMLNNLDQVVKKKF, via the coding sequence ATGTTTAGCAAGGATATCGGTATTGATCTTGGCACGGCCAACGTGCTTATTCACGTGAAAGGAAGTGGGGTTGTCCTCGATGAACCTTCCGTCGTGACCATTGAAAGAGATACGAAACGTGTCCTTGCTGTTGGGGAAGAAGCGCGTCGTATGGTGGGGCGTACTCCAGGTAACATTGTTGCCATTAGACCGCTGCGTGACGGCGTTATTGCGGACTTCGAGATTACGGAAGCGATGCTCAGACATTTCATTAATCGTGTGGGTGCAAGAAGCTGGTACAGCCACCCTCGAATTTTGATCTGTGCACCAACGAACATTACATCCGTGGAACAGAAGGCCATCCGCGAGGCGGCAGAACGCAGCGGTGCCAAAGAAGTGTTTCTGGAAGAAGAGCCGAAAGCGGCAGCGATCGGTGCGGGAATGGATATTTTTCAGCCGAGCGGCAATATGGTCGTGGATATCGGCGGCGGTACGACTGACGTTGCAGTCCTGTCTATGGGCGACGTGGTCACCGCCTCTTCTATTAAGGTCGCAGGGGACAAGTTCGACGAAGCCATTATCAAGTTTATCAAAGCCAAGTACAAGCTTATGATCGGTGAACGGACCGCAGAAGATATCAAGATTGCGATTGGTTCCGTACATCCGGGTGGACGTCAAACCGAGATGGACATACGCGGACGTGATATGGTATCCGGTCTGCCTGTTACCGTAACGGTATCGGGAAATGAAGTACAGGAAGCACTCTGGGATTCTGTGCAATCCATCATCGTAGCAGCGAAGTCAGTATTGGAACGTACACCGCCTGAATTGTCAGCGGACATTATCGACCGTGGTGTTGTATTGACAGGTGGAGGTGCATTGCTGAACGGACTGGACGAGCTTTTGTCCAATGAATTGCATGTACCGGTATGGGTTGCGGAAGATCCAATGCACTGTGTCGTGAAGGGGACAGGCATTATGCTTAATAATTTGGATCAGGTGGTTAAGAAAAAGTTCTAA
- a CDS encoding DNA-directed RNA polymerase subunit beta: MTETQQQNSKPEKKEVKKKKSGWRIARWFLVPALLVLALAGGMVAGYVVLGKQDIGSVWQWSTWEHVYNLVFAP, encoded by the coding sequence ATGACAGAAACACAGCAGCAGAACAGTAAGCCAGAGAAAAAGGAAGTCAAGAAGAAGAAGAGTGGATGGCGCATCGCTAGATGGTTCCTAGTCCCGGCCCTGCTTGTTCTTGCCCTCGCTGGCGGAATGGTAGCTGGATATGTGGTACTGGGCAAACAAGATATCGGTTCCGTATGGCAATGGAGTACATGGGAACATGTATATAATCTGGTGTTCGCGCCATAA